CATTTTTGTTAGAACTGTCAACAGCTAAGCATTTTGTTGCATAAAGACTATTCGTTCTTTGCAATCTTATGTTTTCTTCAGAAGCAAAAAAAGGAGAATTCCAGTTTACAGATACAACTATTGGTTTTACAAAAATTTCTCCTGTACCAACTTCTAAACTATAAGATTTTTTAACAACAAGTTGTGAAACGTTGCCAAACACCACTGCAGTTTGTGCTCTTGTGCTGATTTCAAAAGTAGAAATTCCTTTGTTCTCCTTTGAAGTTTGGTAAGTAACCCAAAATGCTGGTTGAAAGGATTTATGGCTGATAGCAGAAAACATATTTATATTTGAAGCCCATCTAGTATTCCAAGGAGCTGTACTAAAGTCACAATTTTGGGAGTCGTAATTTGTCAAATAAGTACATATTTTTTCTGGAATTTTTGCATCCCAAATCCACATTGCTTTATTTGCATTACTATTACTTTCAACAGTATATTCATGAGTTTCAAAGTGCATTGTTCTTGAACTCGTTCTTAAAATATTTGCACTTAGCTCGGCTCCAGCGGTTGCCTCAACTTCACCTAGACTAATAAGACCTGTTGCTGGAGAAACTGCTGGTTTGAATTCAGCTTTACCACCTAATTTTAAGCCTCCAGACAATCCAAAATTATAGCCCCTAGTTACAGTGGATGTTATTTTTGGATTTATATTTGTTGGAAAAGTGTCTGCAATATGAACATGATTTTCTTTTGGCTTTTCATCATTCAAGTCAGAATTTATTTCAAAGATGTATTTGCCAGCTACAGTTGAAATTTTATCACCATATTTTGATTTTTCTTGATAAATATTATCAGCTATATGCCATCCAGGACCGCCTCCTTCAGTAGGAGATATACTGAAAGTAATGAATTTTCCTTCGGAGGTCTTTATTTTTTGTTTTGGATCTTCTTTTGATACAAATTCACCTGAACGAGAACCGGACATATCTACTTTAAAGTGCAATTTTACATTTGCTTTTTTGTCACAATAGTCAATTAATTGCGAGTCATTTTTGCTAAATTTAGGCATAAAGCAAGATAATTTATCTTCAAAAATAGTGACAGTTACTGAAGATTTATCGAGATTTAGGTTATTTTCTTCTTGGTTAGATTTATTTTCTGAATTTAATTCAGCATAAATCATTTTTCCTACTTCTTTTTCTGTTTCTTTACTATTGCTTCTTGTAGCAACAATGCTTAGGTTA
The Pigmentibacter ruber genome window above contains:
- a CDS encoding leukocidin family pore-forming toxin, which translates into the protein MQLNSHNLKYLYTSLLSLVAVSCNEGSKKSNSDKFDGSNFVTVNDKNYNKNFNISNEINKNNSVVKLEGINHSTELQELMYKVSPISVDEVQKNDKETDIYLYKNKENNLSIVATRSNSKETEKEVGKMIYAELNSENKSNQEENNLNLDKSSVTVTIFEDKLSCFMPKFSKNDSQLIDYCDKKANVKLHFKVDMSGSRSGEFVSKEDPKQKIKTSEGKFITFSISPTEGGGPGWHIADNIYQEKSKYGDKISTVAGKYIFEINSDLNDEKPKENHVHIADTFPTNINPKITSTVTRGYNFGLSGGLKLGGKAEFKPAVSPATGLISLGEVEATAGAELSANILRTSSRTMHFETHEYTVESNSNANKAMWIWDAKIPEKICTYLTNYDSQNCDFSTAPWNTRWASNINMFSAISHKSFQPAFWVTYQTSKENKGISTFEISTRAQTAVVFGNVSQLVVKKSYSLEVGTGEIFVKPIVVSVNWNSPFFASEENIRLQRTNSLYATKCLAVDSSNKNVSLADCDSSYEQIWGYDIELKQFKSRTGQNNLCLALVHRFGEDVAVAEPCFANSEDKVVKNNQIWEFTKEGYIKSVEDPEQRVLDTNENGNLVLKVPGKSTPKFKAYDAKL